The Zobellia alginiliquefaciens genome contains a region encoding:
- a CDS encoding nuclear transport factor 2 family protein — protein MKKTIVILVMMTSLITLAQKKNGTVYSEHPSIDVLATFTEAFASGDTVKLASLLTDDFKSYNGVSTDSNIKGTEKARYLKSAYRWYDELDYFSISDFPGAYPDAIEYKKDNENGEIWVQTWELIKGVHKKTGVKFTSPVHGLYLLTKDLKIKTEIIYMNEGIFEEMYKSLSDRTNGTIYNHHDNINTVRKAVYAFENGDLDKAIDYYSEDARFYNINDDLNAPITRDAVKAVRQEFLDNFEIKSIDMIGYPDYLEYEMDNGRSVLSWWNFHLIRKSDKKEIELAMHINDDFDEEGKIISEIIYFNRTLLEK, from the coding sequence ATGAAAAAAACAATTGTAATTCTCGTAATGATGACTTCGCTCATCACTCTGGCCCAAAAGAAAAATGGAACCGTTTATTCTGAACACCCATCTATTGATGTCCTTGCAACTTTTACAGAGGCCTTTGCCAGTGGAGACACTGTTAAATTAGCCAGTTTATTGACCGATGATTTTAAATCTTATAATGGGGTGTCTACAGATTCTAATATAAAAGGAACAGAAAAGGCACGCTATTTAAAAAGTGCTTACCGCTGGTACGATGAACTTGACTACTTCTCTATAAGTGATTTCCCTGGTGCTTACCCTGATGCCATTGAGTACAAAAAGGACAATGAAAACGGTGAAATATGGGTGCAAACTTGGGAACTGATAAAAGGAGTTCATAAGAAAACCGGTGTGAAATTCACTTCCCCCGTTCACGGCCTGTACCTGCTTACCAAAGACCTAAAAATAAAAACAGAAATCATCTATATGAACGAAGGCATTTTTGAGGAAATGTATAAAAGTTTATCAGATCGTACCAATGGTACCATCTACAACCACCATGATAATATCAATACCGTCCGAAAGGCTGTGTATGCCTTTGAAAATGGGGATTTGGACAAGGCTATCGACTATTATAGTGAAGATGCCCGATTCTATAATATTAACGATGACTTGAACGCTCCAATTACTAGAGATGCCGTAAAGGCAGTCAGGCAAGAATTTTTAGACAATTTTGAAATAAAAAGTATAGATATGATCGGTTACCCTGATTATCTGGAATATGAAATGGACAATGGCAGATCGGTTCTATCCTGGTGGAATTTTCACCTGATTAGAAAGTCGGATAAAAAAGAAATAGAGCTTGCCATGCACATTAACGATGATTTTGATGAAGAAGGAAAAATCATATCAGAAATAATTTATTTCAACCGCACTTTATTAGAAAAGTAA
- a CDS encoding shikimate dehydrogenase family protein, translating into MKKVRFGLIGKDISYSFSRGYFTEKFSNMGLDDHSYENFDFQAIEEITDVLKDNKDIYGMNVTIPYKQQVMPFLDELDQEAEKIGAVNTIQFTENGLKGFNTDAYGFKNAMLPFLKPHHTKALILGTGGASKAVAYVLGELGISYTFVSRSPGNNKISYDQVTKDVLKDHTILVNCTPLGTHPNIEERPSLPYDFLSDQHFLFDLIYNPEKTAFLRAGESKGAQICNGLRMLELQADRSWQIWQES; encoded by the coding sequence ATGAAAAAAGTAAGATTCGGATTAATAGGAAAAGATATTTCATATTCATTCTCTCGTGGGTATTTCACGGAGAAATTTTCTAATATGGGTCTAGATGACCATTCTTATGAGAACTTCGACTTTCAAGCTATTGAAGAAATTACAGACGTGCTAAAAGACAACAAGGATATTTATGGTATGAATGTTACCATACCCTACAAACAACAAGTAATGCCATTTTTAGACGAACTCGATCAGGAAGCTGAAAAAATAGGAGCCGTGAATACCATCCAATTTACGGAAAACGGCTTAAAAGGCTTTAATACGGATGCTTATGGATTTAAGAATGCCATGTTGCCTTTTTTAAAACCTCACCACACCAAAGCATTAATATTGGGTACCGGTGGTGCTTCCAAAGCCGTAGCATATGTTTTAGGTGAGCTTGGTATTTCCTATACTTTCGTCTCGAGAAGTCCTGGTAATAATAAAATAAGCTATGATCAAGTTACTAAAGACGTATTAAAAGATCATACAATTTTAGTGAACTGTACTCCTCTTGGTACTCACCCAAATATTGAGGAGCGTCCTTCCCTACCCTACGATTTTCTTAGTGATCAACATTTTCTATTCGACCTTATCTACAATCCTGAAAAAACTGCCTTTTTAAGAGCAGGAGAGTCCAAAGGAGCCCAAATCTGTAACGGTTTACGAATGTTAGAACTTCAAGCAGACCGTTCATGGCAGATTTGGCAAGAAAGTTAA
- a CDS encoding sensor histidine kinase, which produces MEKKIFYSVFFFSFFILNCTPLFAQITELYDGKSYKKIFVETDNFGASYLDFLEKSYPLARPDSVKFSMLNDLAYYWHTRNLTKAMEFTKVGLALTKTSNDTLWEGRFQITEAAILLRKEKLDQAEKVLESAKCKVMEKDLAHLNTQLGYVYERRGKLGKAADYALEALRVGEKLNDNRAIAMAYSDLSNLFWKQSKFETGLEYGLKSLLLYEERRINDLDYDFTLFVVGNNYLSLGRHEEALNYLRHSIAIGERYGFYNNLSDAYMVMLDTYAYLNEFEKAEEAGSNALKYAELLDNNFLTMRSWLSIGKVKNLQGKYTSAIDCLEKSITIATDDFGDAFFLSQAYEALGKAHAGNHQYKEAYTALAKYDTYKAAVFTAEADNRTSLLRTEFDVAGKEGKIRSQEALISKQRTTQNLIIVIAGLLLLLLLISYKAIQNKLKANKMLEKQNKEKEFLLKEIHHRVKNNLEIVSSLLSLQSARIKDAGMLSTMRESQHRVQSMGMIHQKLYTGKNLAAVEMKGYFKQLGEYIIDAFGANENVRLEVEMENLELDVDLAIPIGLIVNELFTNSLKYAFPKGRKGKIRISLVEEKGKLKLEVMDNGIGKQLDTNTQGTGFGTQLVELLTKQLDGKMILKINPGTAVSIQFEPGKAA; this is translated from the coding sequence ATGGAAAAAAAAATATTCTACTCCGTTTTTTTCTTTTCTTTTTTTATCCTGAATTGTACGCCGCTCTTTGCTCAAATTACGGAGTTGTACGATGGCAAATCCTATAAAAAAATATTTGTAGAAACGGATAATTTCGGAGCTTCTTACTTAGATTTCCTAGAGAAATCTTATCCTTTGGCAAGACCGGATTCCGTTAAGTTCTCCATGCTTAATGATCTTGCTTATTATTGGCACACTAGAAACTTGACCAAAGCGATGGAGTTTACTAAAGTAGGCTTGGCATTGACCAAAACAAGTAATGACACGCTGTGGGAAGGCCGTTTTCAGATAACCGAAGCCGCAATTTTACTCCGAAAGGAAAAGCTTGACCAAGCCGAAAAAGTGCTGGAAAGTGCAAAGTGTAAGGTTATGGAAAAGGATTTAGCGCATTTAAATACCCAATTAGGGTATGTATACGAGCGTAGGGGGAAATTAGGCAAAGCCGCAGACTATGCCCTTGAAGCCTTACGAGTAGGTGAAAAATTGAACGATAATCGGGCAATTGCAATGGCATATAGCGATTTAAGTAATCTCTTTTGGAAACAGTCAAAGTTTGAAACGGGTCTAGAATACGGACTCAAATCATTGTTGCTATATGAAGAGCGCCGTATTAATGATTTAGATTATGATTTTACGCTTTTTGTCGTTGGAAATAACTACTTGTCATTGGGCAGGCATGAAGAGGCCTTAAACTACCTTCGGCATTCTATTGCTATTGGCGAGCGTTATGGTTTTTACAATAACCTGAGCGATGCCTATATGGTTATGTTGGATACATATGCTTATCTCAACGAATTTGAAAAAGCTGAAGAAGCTGGTTCCAATGCCTTGAAATATGCGGAGTTGCTAGATAATAATTTTCTAACGATGCGAAGTTGGCTCTCCATTGGTAAGGTGAAGAACCTGCAGGGGAAGTATACCTCTGCCATTGACTGTCTTGAAAAATCCATTACCATAGCTACAGATGATTTTGGCGATGCATTCTTTTTGAGTCAGGCGTATGAGGCTTTGGGCAAGGCGCATGCGGGAAACCATCAGTATAAAGAAGCTTATACCGCACTTGCTAAGTACGATACATATAAGGCTGCTGTTTTTACGGCCGAGGCAGACAATAGAACATCATTGTTAAGAACAGAATTTGACGTAGCCGGTAAAGAGGGAAAGATTCGCTCACAAGAAGCCCTCATTTCAAAACAGCGTACCACACAAAACCTGATTATTGTTATTGCCGGACTGTTACTTTTACTTCTGTTAATTTCCTACAAGGCAATTCAGAATAAATTAAAGGCAAACAAAATGCTCGAAAAGCAAAATAAGGAGAAGGAATTTTTGCTAAAGGAAATACATCATAGGGTTAAGAACAACTTGGAAATTGTATCTAGTTTACTATCGCTACAATCTGCACGAATAAAGGATGCCGGTATGCTTTCCACCATGAGGGAAAGCCAACATAGGGTTCAGAGTATGGGTATGATCCATCAAAAGCTGTATACCGGCAAGAATTTGGCAGCGGTTGAAATGAAGGGCTATTTTAAGCAGTTGGGCGAATATATTATTGATGCTTTTGGAGCCAATGAAAATGTGCGTTTAGAGGTTGAAATGGAAAATCTAGAGTTAGATGTTGATTTGGCTATTCCCATTGGACTTATTGTAAACGAACTGTTTACGAATTCACTAAAATATGCTTTTCCAAAAGGAAGAAAAGGGAAGATTAGAATAAGCCTGGTAGAAGAAAAAGGGAAACTAAAGTTAGAGGTTATGGATAACGGTATAGGGAAACAACTAGATACAAATACCCAAGGCACAGGATTTGGCACACAATTGGTAGAGTTGCTTACAAAACAATTGGATGGCAAAATGATACTTAAAATAAATCCGGGAACAGCAGTATCCATTCAATTTGAACCTGGCAAAGCGGCGTGA
- a CDS encoding DUF349 domain-containing protein — MEDKERELQHNVGEENKEEIIENTENSTSTEASQTVATPEKELSGTPEDEGSYNEAQTTVTPEVEQPSASEKESPSESIKEETATAAPKKEEKTEEKEDVLDEIDENNAEDAEDTDNKERHTIPLLDYHSMSMENLVGELQKLVRNEKVQAIKKHVDGIKSEFDLKFQEFIEGKKEDFINGGGNEIDFRYNSVTKRQFNEVYGDYREKRNQYYKSLEKNLKENLNRRLEIIEELKGLVNVDEDMNTTYKAFKELQENWRNAGPIPRTEYNNVWRTYQHHIEIFYDFLHLNRELRDLDFKHNLEEKEKLVIQAETLAKEPDLTIAFRDLQTLHKIWKEDIGPVGQEHREEIWERFSNATKVLHQRRQDHYKELDAQYEQNLVKKNEIIATIEAMSQNVATSHKALQQQIKKLEERRNAFFEAGKVPRSQNEKTWDAFKTAVRNFNRSKNAYYKNLKKEQQENLDKKRALLDRAVALKDSEEYDRVTPEMKRIQNEWKQIGHVPRKYSDKIWKEFKTACNHYFDRLHALKNEGLKEEQENFEKKSACLEKVSAFKLSGKRDEDLKAIKAFIAEWKSYGRVPFKKKNIDQKFNKILDGIFKKLDIDRQESELLKYGNKIQELANADNERAIQNERSFIRKKIEESKGEIRQLETNLQFFSNASEDNPLVRDVIKRVDAHKETLETWKAKLKKLNILKNDLNRANDAEEETAEGSEEE, encoded by the coding sequence ATGGAAGATAAGGAACGGGAACTACAACATAACGTAGGGGAAGAAAACAAAGAAGAAATCATCGAAAATACGGAGAATTCCACTAGTACGGAGGCTTCTCAAACGGTGGCTACTCCTGAAAAAGAACTATCCGGAACACCCGAGGATGAAGGCTCTTACAACGAAGCACAAACAACGGTAACTCCCGAAGTTGAGCAACCTTCAGCTTCCGAAAAAGAATCTCCGTCCGAATCTATTAAAGAAGAAACTGCTACTGCTGCTCCTAAAAAAGAAGAGAAAACGGAGGAAAAAGAAGATGTTCTTGACGAAATTGACGAGAACAATGCTGAAGATGCAGAAGATACGGACAACAAAGAACGCCATACTATTCCACTTTTGGATTACCATTCCATGTCTATGGAAAATTTGGTAGGTGAACTTCAAAAATTGGTTCGTAATGAAAAAGTGCAGGCCATAAAGAAACATGTAGATGGCATTAAATCTGAATTTGACCTAAAATTTCAAGAATTCATTGAAGGGAAAAAGGAAGATTTTATAAATGGAGGAGGTAATGAAATTGACTTTAGATACAATTCAGTAACTAAAAGACAATTCAACGAGGTTTATGGTGATTATCGTGAGAAACGCAATCAATACTATAAATCCCTCGAAAAAAACCTCAAAGAAAATCTTAACAGACGCCTTGAGATCATTGAAGAACTAAAAGGTCTTGTCAATGTTGATGAGGACATGAACACCACTTACAAAGCGTTCAAGGAACTTCAGGAAAACTGGCGTAATGCTGGCCCCATACCAAGGACCGAGTACAACAATGTATGGCGTACCTATCAACATCACATTGAAATCTTTTATGATTTTCTACACCTGAACCGAGAGTTACGGGACCTTGATTTTAAACATAATTTAGAAGAAAAGGAGAAATTAGTGATACAGGCGGAAACCCTAGCCAAAGAGCCAGACCTGACCATTGCTTTTAGAGATTTACAGACCTTGCATAAAATCTGGAAAGAGGATATTGGTCCTGTAGGTCAAGAACATCGTGAGGAAATATGGGAGCGTTTTAGTAATGCCACAAAGGTCTTGCACCAGAGAAGGCAAGACCATTACAAAGAGCTTGATGCACAATACGAGCAGAATCTGGTTAAAAAGAATGAAATAATAGCTACTATTGAAGCTATGTCCCAAAATGTTGCTACCAGCCACAAAGCGCTACAGCAACAAATCAAAAAACTGGAAGAACGTAGAAATGCTTTTTTCGAAGCTGGTAAAGTCCCTAGAAGTCAAAATGAAAAAACCTGGGATGCTTTCAAAACGGCCGTTCGTAATTTCAATAGGAGCAAAAATGCCTATTACAAGAACCTAAAGAAGGAACAACAAGAAAACCTAGACAAAAAAAGAGCATTACTTGACCGTGCCGTTGCGCTAAAAGATAGCGAAGAGTATGACAGGGTTACCCCAGAAATGAAACGCATTCAGAATGAATGGAAGCAAATTGGACACGTACCTAGAAAATACTCAGATAAGATATGGAAGGAGTTCAAAACCGCTTGCAACCATTATTTTGACCGTCTACATGCCCTAAAAAATGAAGGGCTTAAAGAAGAGCAAGAAAACTTTGAGAAGAAAAGTGCCTGTCTTGAAAAAGTGTCCGCTTTTAAACTGTCCGGCAAGCGAGACGAAGACCTTAAAGCTATAAAAGCGTTTATTGCGGAGTGGAAATCATATGGTAGAGTTCCTTTTAAGAAAAAGAACATAGACCAAAAGTTCAATAAAATTCTAGACGGAATTTTCAAGAAATTGGATATTGACCGTCAAGAGTCGGAATTGTTGAAATATGGAAATAAAATTCAGGAATTGGCAAATGCCGATAACGAACGAGCTATACAAAACGAGCGTAGTTTCATCCGTAAGAAAATAGAGGAAAGTAAAGGTGAGATTCGTCAATTAGAAACAAACCTTCAGTTCTTCTCCAACGCTTCCGAAGATAACCCTTTAGTTCGTGATGTAATTAAACGCGTAGACGCGCATAAAGAAACTTTAGAGACCTGGAAAGCGAAGCTAAAGAAACTCAACATCTTAAAAAATGATTTAAACAGGGCTAACGATGCTGAGGAAGAAACAGCAGAAGGAAGCGAAGAAGAGTAA
- a CDS encoding ester cyclase — translation MKALGLLFSFLIIIPLSCKDNGTTHDPTAQEQQLTANFKNFIEIAWNEKNMDTLKSTIANNYTCNHNGIRIANNQSEKQAFMTLYFTGFPDAKIITETITIKDRQLFTQWTFTGTNTGTFSEIPATGKKIKINGYATILFNNQGKIAQEDIYYNELEFLQQLGYTLNQPILE, via the coding sequence ATGAAAGCTTTAGGACTTTTATTCTCATTTCTTATCATTATACCGCTGTCTTGCAAAGACAATGGCACCACTCATGATCCTACCGCACAAGAGCAACAACTCACTGCTAATTTCAAAAACTTCATAGAAATAGCATGGAACGAAAAAAACATGGATACTCTAAAATCCACCATTGCAAATAATTATACCTGTAATCACAACGGTATCCGAATAGCCAATAACCAAAGTGAAAAGCAGGCCTTTATGACCCTCTATTTTACAGGCTTTCCGGATGCCAAAATCATCACTGAAACCATTACGATCAAGGATAGACAACTATTCACCCAATGGACATTCACCGGCACAAATACCGGAACATTTAGTGAAATACCTGCTACGGGCAAAAAAATTAAAATAAACGGCTACGCTACTATCCTATTTAATAACCAGGGTAAAATAGCACAAGAAGACATCTATTATAATGAGCTGGAGTTTCTTCAGCAGTTAGGCTACACCTTAAATCAACCTATACTTGAATGA
- a CDS encoding class I SAM-dependent methyltransferase yields the protein MAEFWEENFSEKQEMWGLDPAKSAELTKDFFVEKNLRNILIPGIGYGRNAQVFRENGIEVTGIEISKTAIDLAQKHYGTEMTFYHGSVTEMPFDNKKYDGIFCYALIHLLDTNERTKLIHDCYNQLADNGQMVFTAITKGAQNFGKGKRIEKDRYEFHKGVKIFYYDKESIASEFGDHGLYEIVEVEENQPMFLIKCEKN from the coding sequence ATGGCAGAATTTTGGGAAGAAAATTTCAGCGAAAAACAAGAAATGTGGGGCCTTGACCCTGCAAAATCCGCTGAATTGACCAAAGATTTCTTTGTTGAGAAAAATTTAAGAAATATACTTATTCCTGGTATTGGATACGGGCGCAATGCGCAAGTTTTCAGAGAAAATGGAATTGAGGTTACGGGAATTGAAATCTCTAAAACCGCTATTGATTTAGCCCAAAAACATTATGGTACCGAAATGACCTTTTATCACGGTTCCGTTACAGAAATGCCATTTGACAATAAAAAATATGACGGTATTTTCTGTTACGCACTCATACACCTACTTGACACAAACGAAAGAACAAAATTAATACATGACTGCTATAACCAGCTGGCAGATAACGGCCAAATGGTTTTTACCGCAATAACAAAAGGTGCCCAAAATTTTGGTAAAGGAAAGCGAATTGAAAAAGACCGATACGAATTTCACAAAGGGGTGAAAATATTCTATTATGACAAAGAATCAATTGCATCTGAATTTGGTGATCATGGCCTCTATGAAATTGTTGAAGTAGAGGAAAACCAGCCCATGTTTTTAATTAAATGCGAAAAAAACTAA
- a CDS encoding response regulator, with product MKNKTRILIVEDDMIIAANISLQLESLGYEVTGIVTRGEEALMQTKENAPDILLLDINLKGPLNGIQTAMEIHKHSDIPVIYLTANTDEATFSAAKETKPKAFITKPFNKLNLERTIELVADQLVKENVQTASLPDLEVLEDRVFIRYNGKMEKLLLDDMLYIEANRNYCTVVTQTKRFVLSQTLKIMQERLPKANFVRVHRSFIVNISKLDTIADDHLVINRKVIPLSKSQKELLFQRIQTI from the coding sequence ATGAAGAACAAGACCCGAATACTTATAGTGGAAGATGACATGATTATAGCTGCCAATATCTCATTGCAATTAGAGAGTTTGGGATATGAAGTTACTGGCATCGTAACAAGGGGAGAGGAAGCTTTAATGCAAACCAAAGAGAATGCACCTGATATTTTATTGCTTGATATTAATTTAAAAGGACCTTTGAACGGTATTCAAACGGCAATGGAAATTCATAAGCATAGTGATATTCCCGTTATCTATCTTACGGCCAATACAGATGAAGCCACATTTTCTGCGGCCAAGGAAACCAAACCCAAGGCCTTTATAACAAAGCCCTTCAATAAATTAAATCTAGAGCGGACTATAGAATTGGTAGCTGACCAGCTAGTGAAGGAGAATGTCCAAACAGCATCGCTACCTGATCTAGAAGTTCTTGAGGATCGCGTATTTATTCGCTATAATGGTAAAATGGAAAAACTGCTGCTAGATGATATGCTTTATATTGAAGCGAACCGGAATTACTGCACTGTGGTGACCCAAACGAAACGTTTTGTATTGAGCCAAACCCTGAAAATAATGCAAGAACGACTGCCGAAAGCCAATTTTGTTCGCGTACACCGATCGTTTATAGTGAACATCTCTAAGCTTGATACAATTGCTGATGACCATTTAGTTATCAATAGAAAGGTTATTCCATTGAGTAAATCCCAGAAAGAACTACTATTTCAGAGGATACAGACCATTTAA
- a CDS encoding DUF368 domain-containing protein, whose translation MEKRNFLDYTFITLKGMAMGAADVVPGVSGGTIAFISGIYEELITSINNVDLSLFKELKENGLKSAWTKLNGNFLMALFLGIGISVLSLAKLVSWLLENKPILIWSFFFGLVIASILLVGKEVQKWNAKTIIALIVGAAIAYYITILPPSESADSLPYLFLSGALAICAMILPGISGAFILVLLGSYKTIIDAVHNLDFKVIGVVGVGAIFGLLSFAKLLKWMFNNQKNLTLALLTGFIVGSLNKIWPWKRVLETKTIGEKIITIDENVSPFNFEGDNQLMVAIIAALAGFLVIFILERTASKK comes from the coding sequence ATGGAAAAAAGAAACTTTTTAGACTATACCTTTATTACCCTAAAAGGAATGGCTATGGGCGCTGCAGATGTTGTACCGGGAGTCTCAGGAGGAACAATTGCTTTTATTTCTGGAATTTACGAAGAGCTTATCACCTCAATAAACAACGTAGACCTTTCCCTCTTTAAAGAACTTAAAGAAAACGGACTAAAATCTGCATGGACCAAACTGAACGGTAATTTTCTCATGGCCCTATTTTTAGGTATTGGTATAAGTGTGCTCTCTTTAGCAAAACTTGTGAGTTGGTTGTTAGAAAATAAACCTATTCTAATATGGTCCTTCTTTTTTGGTCTAGTTATAGCAAGTATACTGCTTGTAGGTAAAGAGGTTCAAAAATGGAATGCAAAAACTATAATCGCTTTAATTGTAGGTGCAGCAATAGCATATTACATTACTATTTTACCACCTTCGGAAAGTGCGGACAGCCTACCCTACCTCTTCCTTTCAGGAGCATTAGCCATCTGCGCTATGATTCTTCCTGGAATTTCGGGAGCGTTTATTTTAGTTTTGCTAGGATCTTATAAAACTATAATAGATGCGGTACATAATCTTGATTTTAAGGTTATAGGCGTTGTTGGTGTAGGTGCTATTTTTGGCCTTTTAAGTTTTGCTAAGCTTTTAAAGTGGATGTTCAATAACCAAAAAAACCTGACCCTTGCCTTATTGACCGGGTTTATAGTTGGTTCTTTAAATAAAATATGGCCTTGGAAAAGAGTTTTGGAAACAAAGACCATTGGAGAAAAAATTATCACCATAGACGAAAATGTGAGTCCGTTTAACTTTGAAGGAGATAATCAACTTATGGTAGCTATCATAGCCGCACTGGCCGGTTTCTTGGTTATATTTATTCTTGAAAGAACTGCTTCAAAAAAATAA
- a CDS encoding DUF368 domain-containing protein translates to MYNTRTFTDKFFLVIKGLCMGAANKVPGVSGGIVAFVGGFYEEFIYSLQKVNGKAFKLLLNGRFKSFFRYINGTFLSLLIFGMLVSYFSVSKLLDYFLAQKELFVWSAFFGMILGSIYYISKDFEHWNRKTIIAGIVGLIVGISISFLNPAKENDNLFFIFACGIISVSGMTLPGLSGSFILILLGNYVLLLVDSVNALYDTFAELLKGDYSFTSNPERLDTLTILAVFTAGSATGLVSLSHLLTYVLKHFKHITTAVIIGFITGSLGVVWPWKRTIFKMDASGEMILDSNGKQIISNYERFFPDLGSSETWWALFFVAVGIAILLVLDWYGKVRKDTEATV, encoded by the coding sequence ATGTATAACACCAGAACATTTACTGACAAATTCTTTTTGGTCATAAAAGGTCTGTGCATGGGTGCTGCAAACAAAGTCCCCGGTGTTTCAGGTGGTATAGTCGCTTTTGTAGGCGGGTTCTATGAAGAGTTTATTTACTCCCTTCAAAAAGTAAATGGAAAAGCCTTCAAACTACTATTAAACGGAAGGTTTAAAAGCTTTTTTAGATATATAAACGGTACATTTTTATCGCTTCTTATTTTTGGAATGCTTGTAAGCTATTTCAGCGTTTCCAAACTGCTTGATTATTTTTTGGCACAAAAAGAGCTTTTTGTATGGTCTGCTTTTTTTGGGATGATTTTGGGTTCCATTTATTATATTTCAAAAGACTTTGAACACTGGAACAGAAAAACAATAATAGCTGGTATAGTTGGGCTTATTGTAGGAATTTCCATAAGTTTCCTAAACCCGGCAAAAGAAAATGATAATCTATTTTTCATTTTTGCCTGTGGTATCATTAGCGTATCCGGTATGACTTTACCTGGTCTTTCGGGCTCATTTATCCTTATACTTCTAGGCAATTATGTATTGCTCTTGGTAGATTCCGTAAACGCACTTTATGATACTTTTGCTGAACTTCTGAAAGGAGATTATAGTTTTACGAGTAACCCGGAACGACTGGACACTTTAACTATTCTAGCAGTTTTCACAGCAGGTTCAGCCACAGGCTTAGTAAGCCTTTCTCATTTATTGACCTATGTTTTAAAACACTTTAAACACATTACCACCGCCGTTATTATTGGGTTTATAACCGGTTCTTTAGGTGTAGTTTGGCCATGGAAACGTACTATTTTTAAAATGGATGCTTCCGGAGAAATGATTCTTGATAGTAATGGAAAACAAATTATTAGTAACTATGAGCGTTTTTTTCCTGACTTAGGGAGTTCTGAAACCTGGTGGGCGCTCTTTTTTGTTGCTGTAGGAATTGCCATTTTGTTAGTATTGGACTGGTATGGCAAAGTTAGAAAAGATACAGAGGCTACAGTATAA